TGGCATGGCGAATAGGGAACCGCTGACGCCGTGATTGGTGATTGTGAATGTGCCCCCCTGAACTTCAGCGGGTTGCAGTTTTTTCTCTCGCGCCCGTGTTGCCAGATCGGTGACGGCGCGTGCCAGCCCCAGCAGCGAAAGCTCGGCAGCATTGTGAATTACCGGCACAATTAGCCCTTCATCCCCCAGGTCTGTCGCCATACCGATGTTAATCTGGCGGTGTAGCACCAGTCCGTCTTCGCTCCACGACGAATTTACCAGCGGATACGCTTTTAGCGCGGTTACAGTCGCGGCAATAAAATAGGCTGTAAATGTGAGCCGAACATTATCTTGCGCATAGCCATTTAAGTTTATTTTTCTATGTTTTACAACTCGGCTCAAATCAACTTCCATCACTGTTGTCACATGCGGCGAAGTATGCTTGCTCGCCACCATATGTTCGGCAATTCGCCGCCGCATCAGCGTGTGGGGGATGAAGTTTTCCGGGCTTTCTGTAACACGTTTTGGTTCCGCTGGCTTATCGCTTGCGACCCATGCCAGTACATCTTTTTTTGTGATACGCCCGTTCCGCCCGCTACCTTTAATTTGGGATAAATCGAGTTGATGCTCGGCAGCGATGCGCGCCACAACGGGGGAGATAAAACCCAGAGCTTGATTCCGTCCGGTGGGCAGGCTTGCGGCACGCGGCTCGGGTATGGCAGCCAACCCCGGTGCGGATTCTGCCACTGCGGGTTGCGTCTGAGACTCCACTTCGGGGGCAGAATCATCATCCGGTATGGATTCGCCAGATTGGCCGATCCAGGCTAATAAGGTATCTACGCCCATAATCTGTCCCACTTCAGGGGCGACAATCTTGAGCACGGTACCGTTGATCGGGCTGGGAATTTCTGTGGTCACTTTGTCCGTCTCAACCACCAACAAACCTTCAAATTCTTCTACCGAATCGCCTTCGGCTTTCAGCCAATTGACGATGGTGACTTCTTCTACTCCCTCACCGAGCAGTGGGACAGTTATTTTTACAGGCATAATTCCTCCGTTTACCGATAAAGATCAGGGTACGCGTCGGGTTCAACTTCATTGAAGATCGCATACACGGCATCAAAAATATCTTCCGCATTGGGCTTGGAGAAGTAATCGCCGTCGGAGCCGTAGGCCGGGCGATGGGCCTTGGCGCTGAGGGTGCGCGGCGGCGAATCGAGCCAGTAGTAGCCACCTTGTTTCTCGATGACTTCTTGCAGCATATAGGCCGTAGCGCCGCCTGGGACATCTTCATCGACAAAGATGACGCGGCTGGTTTTCTTGAGTGATTCAAGAATAATACCAGGGCGGTCAAACGGAAGCAGCGATTGCACGTCGATGATTTCGGTTTCGATGCCAATTTGAGCAAGCTGGCCTGCAGCTTCCAGCGCAATGCGACACAGCGCGCCATACGTCACCAGGGTAATATCGTCGCCGGGGCGGAGCACTTCTGGCACACCCAGCGGAAGCATCATTTCGGCAATATTGTCGGGCAGGCGCTCCTTCAGCCGATAGCCATTAAGTACTTCGATCATCAGAGCAGGTTCGTCGGCGGCCAGCAGCGTATTATAAAATCCGGCGGCCTGCACGGCATTGCGCGGCACCAACACATACATGCCGCGTACTAAACTAATGATCCCCGCCAGAGGTGACCCGGAATGCCAGATGCCTTCCAGCCGGTGGCCGCGCGTGCGGATGATGACCGGAGCTTTTTGGCCGCCTTTGGTGCGCCAGAGCAGCGTTGCCAGATCGTCCGACATAAGTTGCAAGGCGTAGAGCAAATAGTCGAGATATTGAATTTCGGCAATCGGGCGCAGGCCGCGCATCGCCATACCGATAGCCTGCCCTAAAATGGTCACTTCGCGGATGCCTGTATCCATCACGCGTGTGGTGCCATATTTTTTCTGCATATCATGCAAACCCTGGTTGACATCCCCAAGCTGACCAACATCTTCACCAAAGAAAATCAGCCGCGGCTCGCGCGTCAGGGCGGCGTCGAAGCAAGCGTTGAAAATATCGAAGGCACGCACCGTTGGTGATTTTTGGGTGAATTGAGGGCTGACTGGCTCTATGGACAGAGCGGTTTCGGTATGTAGATGCGAACTGAAACGATCGGCGTTGATGGCGTCCTGCGCGTGTTTCCAGGCCAGTAATTGTTGACGCGCCGGAGTGTTTTGTTGGCGCGTTTCGAGCAGGGCGGCGTGCAGGGCGGTGTAGGCATCGCGGCGAATGGGCGTGCTCAACTTCGCAAGTCCGGTACGAATTTCGGTCAGGCGCGTAGATTTGGGATAGGCCAGGATGATCTCGTCTAGCAGAGATAGCACTTGGTCGCGCTCAGCCTGCATCGGGCTGGTGAATGCCACCCAGGCAGCCTTGCGGTGATTCTCTACTTCGCGCCGGTCTTCTTTTTCGAAGGCCTTAAGGTCAGTTTCCGTGGCGATGTCATTATCAAGAATCCACTGGCGCATTTTGACAATGCAATCAAACTCGCCTTCCCAACGCAAGCGCTCAGGAGATTTATAGCGCTCGTGGCTGCCCGAGGTGGAATGCCCC
This DNA window, taken from Chloroflexota bacterium, encodes the following:
- a CDS encoding 2-oxo acid dehydrogenase subunit E2, which codes for MPVKITVPLLGEGVEEVTIVNWLKAEGDSVEEFEGLLVVETDKVTTEIPSPINGTVLKIVAPEVGQIMGVDTLLAWIGQSGESIPDDDSAPEVESQTQPAVAESAPGLAAIPEPRAASLPTGRNQALGFISPVVARIAAEHQLDLSQIKGSGRNGRITKKDVLAWVASDKPAEPKRVTESPENFIPHTLMRRRIAEHMVASKHTSPHVTTVMEVDLSRVVKHRKINLNGYAQDNVRLTFTAYFIAATVTALKAYPLVNSSWSEDGLVLHRQINIGMATDLGDEGLIVPVIHNAAELSLLGLARAVTDLATRAREKKLQPAEVQGGTFTITNHGVSGSLFAMPVINQPQCAILGVGKLQKRVVVLTDEFGDDTIAIRPMAYLTLTFDHRILDGASADHFLAKVVESLENY
- a CDS encoding transketolase; translated protein: MSKQKTRHLPLSTEDIIADYRLAYKSRQASIIGRREVLTGKAKFGIFGAGKEVAQLAIARVFQKGDWRSGYYRDQTWLFALGAHTFPEFFAQLYAHANVEADPASAGRAMNAHFASRYLNSDGSWKTQTEMYNISADVSPTGSQMPRLVGLAFASRLYRDLDDLKPFREFSDNGNEIAWGSIGNASTAEGMFWESVNAIGVLGAPAIISIYDDGYGISVPNQFQMVKESIGAILSGFQRDPGNATHHDRGYDLYTVRAWDYSALLGVYQAAAETARQHHIPALVHVTEVTQPQGHSTSGSHERYKSPERLRWEGEFDCIVKMRQWILDNDIATETDLKAFEKEDRREVENHRKAAWVAFTSPMQAERDQVLSLLDEIILAYPKSTRLTEIRTGLAKLSTPIRRDAYTALHAALLETRQQNTPARQQLLAWKHAQDAINADRFSSHLHTETALSIEPVSPQFTQKSPTVRAFDIFNACFDAALTREPRLIFFGEDVGQLGDVNQGLHDMQKKYGTTRVMDTGIREVTILGQAIGMAMRGLRPIAEIQYLDYLLYALQLMSDDLATLLWRTKGGQKAPVIIRTRGHRLEGIWHSGSPLAGIISLVRGMYVLVPRNAVQAAGFYNTLLAADEPALMIEVLNGYRLKERLPDNIAEMMLPLGVPEVLRPGDDITLVTYGALCRIALEAAGQLAQIGIETEIIDVQSLLPFDRPGIILESLKKTSRVIFVDEDVPGGATAYMLQEVIEKQGGYYWLDSPPRTLSAKAHRPAYGSDGDYFSKPNAEDIFDAVYAIFNEVEPDAYPDLYR